In Malassezia vespertilionis chromosome 8, complete sequence, a genomic segment contains:
- the CHC1 gene encoding Clathrin heavy chain (EggNog:ENOG503NWB5; BUSCO:EOG092602BZ; COG:U) gives MCTLLHLNPDHSIRRPMSADSAIMNPDEKILALKSARQLQIFNLDTKSKVKSHSMHQDVIFWRWVSSTTLGIVTDTSVYHWSIEDDAAPKKIFDRHASLANTQIINYRTSDDGKWMVLIGISSNTGESPSSFKIKGSMQLYSRERGVSQPIEGHAASFAELRTQDAPQPYKLFTFAVRSATGAKLHIVEVDHAAENPTFTKKAVDVFFPAEAANDFPVAMQVSRRYGIVYLVTKYGFIHLYDLESGACIYMNRVSGETVFVAAEHKTANGIIAVNRKGQVLSVSLDQDTVIPYILGTLNNTDLAFRLASRGNLPGADDLYMQQFHSLFSSGQYAEAIKVAAKSPRGILRNPQTIEQLKQVPAQPGTLSPILQYFGMLLENDTLNQFESIELAKPVLAQGRKHLLEKWLKEDKVECSEQLGDIVRPHDMNLALSVYLRANVPNKVVACFAETGQYNKIVLYAKKVGYAPDYTTLLRHVVRINPEQGAEFASSLVTDEDGPLVDVERVADIFLSQNMIQQATSFLLDALKDNKPEQGALQTRLLEINLLNAPQVADAILGNQMFTHYDRARVANLAEKAGLLQRALEHYDDMADIKRVVVQSNLFNSEWLVEYFGSLTVEQSLEALHEMLKTNIRQNLQVVVQIATKYSDFLGAPKLIEMFESFRSFEGLYYYLGSVVNLSTDSEVHFKYIQAATRTGQLREVERIVRESNAYNPEKVKNFLKEAKLTDQLPLIIVCDRFNYVHDLVLYLYQNMLINFIEIYVQKVNSTRTPQVIGGLLDVDGDEGMIKNLLASVTGPIPVDELVDEVEKRNRLKLILPWIRNQIEAGSEDQALYNAMAKINIDSNNNPEAFLKENTLYDPLVVGKYSEKRDPYLAYIAYAKGYCDDELIAITNDNSMYKHQARYLVLRREPQLWAKVLEEDNVHRRALIDQVTMVAVPESTNPEDVSATVKAFMAADLPHELIKVLEPIVLETSAFSENRSLQNLLMLTAIRTDKGKVMGYIDRLHGYDIDEIAKIAIDHGLYEEAFQIYAKAEQHLDAMNVLVDHLVSIDRAQQYASKRNLPELWSRLGKAQLDGLRVKDAIDSYVKAEDPSNFAEVIEIAEHAGREEELIRFLQMARKKAREPKIDTEYAFCLAKANRLGDMEEFLSMTNVADVLSVGEKSFADGLYDAARMLFSSVSNYARLASTYVYLGDYQSAIEAARKAGNTSVWKQMHAACLNKREFKLAQIAGLAVIPHAEDLPTLIRAYEAKGYFGELLQLLESALGLERAHMGVFTQTGVALAKYRPERLMEHLKLYWSRSNLPQLIKVTERAALWPELVFLYVKYDEFDNAALAIMEHAADAWDHDQFKAVVPQVANVEIYYRALTFYLEQHPLLLNDLLTVLAKRIDHGRVVRMFKKHDHDNVPLIRPYLIAVQHLNSEAVNDAYNDLLIEEEDYETLRASIDGFDNFDALALASRLERHELLEFRRLAAHLYRKNGRFEDSISLSKADGLFRDAMETAAHSGEAPVAEDLLSYFVHTGNKECYAAMLYACYDLLSPDVVMEASWRHGLNDFTMPYQIQQARDTRTKLQALEKEVRERAEKDTAKEKQEEDAPILGAGFGNRLLTGGMTAQPTGLFS, from the coding sequence ATGTGTACGTTGTTGCACCTCAACCCTGACCACAGCATTCGGCGGCCAATGAGCGCCGACTCGGCGATCATGAATCCCGACGAAAAGATCCTCGCGCTCAAGTCCGCACGACAGCTGCAGATTTTCAATCTTGACACCAAGTCGAAAGTCAAGTCGCACAGCATGCACCAGGATGTGATCTTCTGGCGGTGGGTGTCTTCCACTACGCTGGGTATTGTCACTGATACCTCCGTGTATCACTGGAGCATCGAGGACGACGCGGCACCCAAGAAAATATTCGACCGCCATGCGAGCCTCGCAAATACACAAATCATAAACTACCGCACGAGCGACGACGGAAAGTGGATGGTACTCATTGGCATCTCGAGTAACACGGGCGAGTCGCCCAGCTCGTTCAAGATCAAGGGCTCCATGCAGCTCTActcgcgcgagcgcggcgtttcACAGCCCATTGAGGGCCACGCCGCGTCTTTTGCCGAGCTTCGCAcgcaggatgcgccgcagccctACAAGCTCTTCACCTTTGCCGTGCGCTCTGCCACCGGTGCCAAGCTGCACATTGTCGAGGTTGACCACGCTGCCGAGAACCCAACGTTTACCAAAAAAGCAGTGGACGTATTCTTCCCCGCCGAAGCGGCCAACGACTTCCCCGTCGCGATGCAGGTGAGCCGACGGTACGGTATTGTGTATCTTGTCACCAAATACGGCTTCATCCACCTCTACGACTtggagagcggcgcatgcattTACATGAACCGTGTCTCGGGCGAGACTGTGTTTGTTGCCGCGGAGCACAAAACGGCAAACGGAATTATTGCAGTGAACCGCAAAGGCCAAGTGCTGTCGGTAAGCCTGGACCAGGACACAGTCATTCCCTATATTCTCGGCACGCTCAACAACACGGATCTTGCTTTTAGGCTTGCCTCGCGCGGAAATCTTCCAGGCGCCGACGATCTCTACATGCAGCAATTCCACTCACTCTTCTCCTCTGGCCAGTATGCCGAGGCGATCAAGGTTGCTGCCAAGTCTCCTCGTGGAATTTTGCGCAATCCCCAGACCattgagcagctcaagCAAGTCCCTGCACAGCCCGGCACCCTCTCGCCCATCCTGCAGTACTTTGGCATGCTCTTGGAGAACGACACGCTCAATCAGTTTGAGTCGATCGAGCTCGCCAAGCCCGTGCTGGCGCAGGGCAGGAAGCACCTGTTGGAAAAATGGCTCAAGGAAGACAAGGTCGAGTgcagcgagcagctcggcgatATTGTTAGGCCGCACGACATGAACCTCGCTTTGAGTGTGTACCTCCGCGCGAATGTGCCCAACAAAGTCGTTGCTTGCTTTGCCGAGACGGGCCAGTACAACAAGATTGTGCTCTACGCCAAAAAGGTGGGCTACGCGCCAGACTACACCACCCTTCTCCGCCATGTTGTGCGCATCAATCCAGAACAGGGTGCCGAATTTGCGAGCAGCCTTGTGACCGACGAGGACGGACCGCTGGTCgatgtcgagcgcgtcgcagaCATTTTCCTGAGCCAAAACATGATCCAGCAAGCGACTTCGTTcctcctcgacgcgctAAAAGACAACAAGCCAGAGCAGGGCGCTTTGCAGACGCGCCTCTTGGAAATAAATTTGCtaaatgcgccgcaagtcGCGGATGCGATTCTCGGCAACCAAATGTTTACACACTAcgaccgcgcgcgcgttgccAACCTTGCCGAGAAAGCAGgcctgctgcagcgtgcgctcgagcactACGACGATATGGCCGACATTaagcgcgtcgtcgtccagtCCAACTTGTTCAACAGCGAGTGGCTCGTCGAGTACTTTGGTAGCTTGACTGTCGAGCAGTCACTCGAAGCTTTGCACGAGATGCTCAAGACCAACATCCGCCAGAACTTGCAGGTCGTCGTACAGATCGCGACCAAGTACTCTGActtcctcggcgcgccaaagctGATCGAGATGTTTGAGTCTTTCCGCAGCTTTGAAGGGCTGTACTACTACCTCGGTTCTGTGGTCAACTTGAGCACCGACTCCGAAGTCCACTTTAAATACATCCAAGCCGCCACACGCACCGGCCAACTCCGCGAAGTCGAACGCATTGTCCGCGAGTCCAACGCGTACAACCCTGAAAAAGTAAAAAACTTTTTGAAAGAGGCCAAACTTACCGACCAACTGCCACTCATCATTGTGTGCGACAGGTTCAACTATGTGCACGACCTGGTCCTCTATCTCTACCAGAACATGCTCATCAACTTTATCGAGATTTACGTCCAAAAGGTCAATTCGACGCGCACTCCGCAAGTTATTGGCGGCCTGCTCGATGTCGACGGCGACGAGGGCATGATCAAGAACCTCCTCGCGTCTGTCACGGGGCCCATTCCTGTCGACGAGCTGGTCGATGAAGTGGAGAAGCGCAACCGCTTGAAGCTTATCCTTCCTTGGATCCGCAACCAAATCGAGGCGGGCAGCGAAGACCAAGCGCTGTACAATGCCATGGCCAAGATTAACATCGACAGCAACAACAACCCCGAGGCATTTTTGAAAGAAAACACGCTCTACGACCCCCTCGTCGTCGGCAAGTACTCGGAGAAGCGTGATCCCTACCTGGCCTACATTGCCTACGCCAAAGGCTACtgcgacgacgagctgaTCGCTATCACGAACGACAACTCGATGTACAAACACCAAGCGCGGTACCTTGTTCTTCGTCGCGAGCCTCAGCTCTGGGCCAAGGTGCTTGAAGAAGACAATGTGcaccgccgtgcgctcATTGATCAAGTCACGATGGTTGCCGTTCCCGAGTCTACGAACCCCGAAGACGTCAGCGCCACGGTCAAGGCTTTCATGGCCGCCGACTTGCCGCACGAGCTCATCAAGGTCCTCGAGCCGATTGTTTTGGAAACGTCGGCATTTAGCGAGAACCGCAGCCTGCAGAACCTGCTCATGCTCACTGCCATCCGCACCGACAAAGGCAAGGTTATGGGCTACATCGACCGCCTGCATGGCTACGACATTGACGAGATTGCCAAGATTGCCATCGACCACGGCCTCTACGAAGAGGCATTCCAGATTTATGCCAAGGCCGAGCAGCACCTCGATGCGATGAATGTGCTCGTCGACCACCTCGTCTCGATcgatcgtgcgcagcagtaCGCAAGCAAGCGCAACCTGCCCGAGCTCTGGTCGCGTCTCGGaaaggcgcagctcgacgGACTGCGTGTCAAGGACGCGATCGACTCCTACGTCAAGGCAGAGGACCCCAGCAACTTTGCAGAGGTGATCGagattgccgagcacgctgGCCGCGAAGAAGAGCTCATTCGTTTCCTCcaaatggcgcgcaagaaggCACGCGAACCCAAGATCGACACCGAGTACGCCTTCTGCCTCGCCAAGGCAAACAGGCTCGGTGATATGGAGGAGTTCCTCAGCATGACCAACGTCGCGGATGTGCTCAGCGTCGGCGAAAAGAGCTTTGCCGATGGGCTgtacgacgccgcgcggatGCTGTTTAGCAGCGTGTCGAACTatgcgcgccttgcctcGACCTACGTCTACCTCGGAGACTACCAGTCGGCCATTGaggccgcgcgcaaagccgGGAATACAAGCGTGTGGAAGCAAATGCACGCGGCATGCCTCAACAAGCGCGAGTTCAAACTCGCTCAGATTGCTGGGCTTGCCGTCATTCCCCACGCCGAGGATCTCCCGACGCTGATCCGCGCGTACGAAGCCAAGGGCTACTTTGGCGAActgctccagctcctcgagTCGGCGCTGGGCCTGGAGAGGGCACACATGGGCGTGTTTACGCAAACGGGCGTTGCCCTCGCCAAGTACAGGCCCGAGCGCTTGATGGAGCACCTCAAGCTCTActggtcgcgcagcaatcTCCCGCAGCTCATCAAAGTCAcggagcgtgccgcgctctggCCCGAGCTCGTCTTTTTGTACGTCAAGTACGACGAGTTTGACAATGCCGCACTTGCGATTATGGAGCATGCCGCCGACGCTTGGGACCACGACCAGTTCAAGGCGGTTGTGCCGCAGGTGGCCAATGTCGAGATTTACTACCGCGCGCTCACATTCTACCTCGAGCAGCACCCGTTGCTCCTCAACGACCTGCTCACCGTGCTCGCAAAGCGCATTGATCACGGCCGTGTGGTGCGCATGTTCAAGAAGCATGACCACGATAATGTGCCGCTGATCCGCCCTTACTTGATTGCCGTGCAGCATCTGAACTCGGAGGCGGTCAACGACGCATACAATGATCTCTTGATCGAGGAGGAGGACTACGAGACGCTCCGTGCCTCGATCGATGGGTTCGACAACTTcgacgcacttgcgctggcttcgcgcttggagcgccacgagctgctcgagttCCGCCGCTTGGCCGCGCATTTGTACCGCAAGAATGGGCGCTTTGAGGACAGCATTTCCCTCTCCAAGGCCGACGGTCTTTTCCGCGACGCAATGGaaacagcggcgcactcgGGCGAGGCGCCCGTGGCGGAGGATCTGCTCTCCTACTTTGTCCACACGGGCAATAAGGAGTGCTACGCTGCGATGCTCTACGCATGCTACGATCTCCTCTCGCCGGATGTCGTGATGGAGGCCAGCTGGCGCCACGGACTTAACGACTTTACCATGCCGTACCAGAtccagcaagcgcgcgatacgCGGACCAAGCTCCAGGCGCTGGAGAAAGAGGTCCGTGAGCGTGCGGAGAAGGATACGGCCAAGGAGAAGCAAGAGGAAGACGCGCCGATTCTGGGGGCTGGATTCGGCAATCGTCTCTTGACGGGCGGAATGACTGCACAACCGACCGGCCTGTTTTCATAG
- the SNX4 gene encoding intercellular trafficking and secretion (COG:U; EggNog:ENOG503NWUV; BUSCO:EOG09261PNZ): MPGTEPSWSGELRVLVLEPRIETRSAHDGQAEDGVPSTGSMPTYVSYGVRAESALPHFACPHMATRKRFQDFAFLHDALEKEFPACIIPPLPGKHRIGYLTGDRFSHEFIQRRVAELQQFMERICRHPILQRAGILEQFLASHEWHIAMHNHSGRPITAQTSDDAQAHTPSLLESMSDTIVNTFARVRKPDPRFAAIDAALDAEDGGATQLERVFLRNRTHVSDHDDLRMLEVAAFDELYATPIGASIEDLASDYRDFSTALHKVALLESGLTKPMANVAEALRTYSDMHTMYTMGTTDTLIARLHSTRAFLSAHKALLKHREAEQLDFEGLTDYLSHETTERARLEALGAHGGNIRGTGLRGYMRSTVDKVWGVDEEQARIERMQRLDDRIHELHGAAEAARENAIAMNEHVVQEHNVFELGRRRELVQFLGALADGNIEMHTKGLAVFDKLVKELEEGVDEHDT; encoded by the exons ATGCCAGGGACGGAGCCGTCATGGAGCGGCGAACTGCGAGTGCTTGTCCTtgagccgcgcatcgagacgcgcagtgcacacgATGGACAAGCTGAGGATGGAGTGCCGAGTACAGGCAGCATGCCGACGTACGTTTCCtacggcgtgcgtgcagaaTCGGCGCTTCCCCATTTTGCCTGCCCCCATATGGCGACGCGAAAACGCTTCCAGGACTTTGCGTTTCTGCACGATGCACTTGAAAAAGAGTTTCCTGCATGTATTATACCGCCGCTTCCCGGCAAGCACCGTATCGGGTACTTGACGGGCGATCGGTTCAGCCACGAATTtatccagcggcgcgtcgctgagcTGCAGCAGTTTATGGAGCGGATATGCCGCCATCCCattttgcagcgtgctggAATCCTGGAGCAGTTTTTAGCGTCGCATGAGTGGCACATTGCGATGCACAACCATAGCGGGCGGCCCATCACAGCACAGACCAGCGACGATGCACAAGCTCATACGCCCAGCCTGCTCGAGTCGATGAGCGACACGATTGTAAAtacgtttgcgcgcgtgcgcaagccAGACCCCCGTTTTGCTGCGatcgacgcggcgctggatgcggaagatggcggcgcgacgcagctcgagcgtgtcTTTTTGCGGAATAGGACCCATGTTTCTG ACCACGATGACTTACGCATGCTTGAAGTGGCTGCTTTCGATGAATTGTATGCTACGCCCATTGGTGCATCGATTGAAGATTTAGCCTCTGATTACCGCGATTTTTCTACCGCCCTGCACAAGGTTGCGCTCCTGGAGAGCGGCCTGACGAAGCCGATGGCGAAcgttgccgaggcgctgcgtacgTACAGCGATATGCACACCATGTACACAATGGGAACGACGGATACGCTCATTGCGCGACTGCAtagcacgcgcgcttttctCAGCGCACACAaagcgctgctcaagcACCGCGAGGCGGAGCAGCTCGATTTCGAAGGACTCACCGACTACCTTTCGCACGAGACTACCGAGCGTGCACGCCTTgaagcgctgggcgcgcacggcgggAATATTCGGGGAACGGGCCTGCGTGGGTATATGCGCTCTACCGTGGATAAGGTATGGGGcgtcgacgaggagcaGGCAAGAatcgagcgcatgcagaGGTTAGACGACCGGATTCACGAgctgcatggcgcggcggaggccgcgcgcgagaaTGCAATCGCAATGAACGAGCATGTCGTCCAGGAGCACAACGTGTTTGAGCTGgggcgccgccgcgagctCGTACAGTttctcggcgcgctggcggACGGCAATATAGAGATGCATACGAAAGGCCTCGCAGTCTTTGACAAGCTTGTGAAAGAGCTGGAAGAGGGGGTAGACGAGCACGACACGTAG
- the FIS1 gene encoding mitochondrial membrane protein (BUSCO:EOG09265A4E; TransMembrane:1 (o126-147i); EggNog:ENOG503P1Y3; COG:M): MVLPYVVDAQTSLSPAELQVLRDQYDAESSSGHITTQTKFNYAWALIKSPARQQMLQGVALLTDIYRSDPPRRRECLYYLSLGHYKLGNFDEAKRFNGLLLEREPANLQAQGLNELIDKGIAREGYIGMALLGGVATVAGVLATALMRRGRR; this comes from the coding sequence ATGGTCCTGCCGTACGTTGTGGATGCACAGACCTCGCTCTCTCCGGCAGAGCTGCAAGTACTGCGCGACCAGTATGATGCGGAATCTTCCTCGGGGCACATCACAACACAGACCAAGTTCAACTATGCGTGGGCGCTGATCAAGAGCCCGGCGAGGCAGCAGATGTTGCAAGGTGTTGCCTTGCTTACCGATATATACCGCTCAGacccgccgcgccgaagAGAGTGCCTCTATTATCTCTCGCTTGGGCACTACAAACTTGGCAACTTTGACGAGGCAAAGCGCTTCAATgggctgctgctcgagcgcgagcctGCCAACCTCCAGGCGCAGGGCTTGAACGAACTGATCGATAAAGGGATTGCACGAGAAGGGTACATTGGCATGGCGTTGCTGGGCGGTGTTGCTACAGTTGCAGGTGTTTTAGCTACGGCGCTAATGCGCCGTGGGCGGCGATAG
- a CDS encoding uncharacterized protein (COG:A; EggNog:ENOG503NYKN) yields MFATRFARYFATAVRCEDLISKGNNKYLRTAKSTFVAGLPLHPNPLPALEAKYTHTLKVLQVLPASSVFRQSSEAVTQHRLDIVRTELSEQTQQDANANENAISIVTGKIDSGLVEELLEQAHDELGLAAKMIDWKPYVLGIGVADIFMMHRNSEPWADPVSDPVSDPVSDPVSDPVSDPVSDPVSDPVSDPVSIPNTAAGHFTYAEYQMLKDRWGTRKLRLSTENMRAFQACYLCLQDAQRPVCCSEGHMYCKECILSDILGQKSQLSMLAKQRDELRAKEQEKKMEAEQAASRRRIEAFALGESSTVHPTLKRKLGDDECSPREHTEKHGKTEARIKSDATMPAFWLPSMAPQADANPSAMLAQDRVSTTLCIAGKPHKLTYVIYIPNSSTKGLVDVHFAKRTTDTKPQLYCPSCKKEFSTSSHPSILRKCGHVLCAPCTKELVHIPLQQGERVGCPDCSAAVEKQRDVIALARDGTGFASDGTAEIKSDGVAFQG; encoded by the exons ATGTTTGCTACACGTTTCGCGCGCTACTTTGCGACTGCCGTGCGATGCGAGGATCTGATTAGCAAAGGGAACAATAAGtatttgcgcacggccaagtCGACATTTGTGGCTGGGCTGCCGCTTCATCCGAACCCGCTCCCTGCACTGGAAGCTAAGTATACCCACACGCTCAAGGTGCTGCAAGTGCTCCCAGCTTCATCTGTATTTCGCCAATCGTCAGAGGCGGTGACGCAGCACCGACTTGATATTGTGCGCACGGAGCTCTCGGAGCAGACGCAGCAGGATGCGAACGCGAACGAAAATGCTATTTCGATCGTTACGGGCAAGATCGACTCGGGgctcgtcgaggagctgctcgagcaagcACACGATGAGCTTGGTCTTGCTGCGAAAATGATTGATTGGAAACCGTATGTACTTGGT ATAGGTGTAGCCGACATCTTTATGATGCACAGAAACTCAGAGCCCTGGGC CGACCCTGTCAGCGACCCTGTCAGCGACCCTGTCAGCGACCCTGTCAGCGACCCTGTCAGCGACCCTGTCAGCGACCCTGTCAGCGACCCCGTCAGCGACCCCGTCAGCATCCCT AATACGGCGGCGGGTCACTTTACCTATGCAGAGTACCA GATGCTAAAGGATCGATGGGGTACGCGTAAATTGCGGCTTTCCACGGAGAATATGCGCGCATTTCAAGCGTGCTACCTGTGCCTGCaagatgcacagcgcccTGTATGCTGCAGTGAAGGCCATATGTACTGCAAAGAATGTATATTATCCGATATCCTGGGCCAGAAATCGCAGCTGAGCATGCTCGCAAAACAACGTGACGAGCTGCGTGCCAAAGAGCAGGAGAAAAAGATGGAGGCCGAgcaagcagcgtcgcggcgaCGAATCGAGGCGTTTGCGCTAGGCGAAAGCTCGACTGTGCATCCCACCTTAAAACGCAAGCTTGGAGATGACGAGTGCTCCCCGCGCGAGCATACTGAGAAGCACGGCAAGACAGAGGCGCGCATCAAAAGCGACGCAACCATGCCTGCATTTTGGCTTCCAAGcatggcgccgcaagcCGATGCCAATCCTTCAGCTATGCTTGCACAGGACCGCGTCTCGACAACGCTATGCATCGCCGGCAAGCCGCATAAACTAACGTACGTGATCTATATTCCTAACAGCAGCACCAAAGGGCTTGTGGACGTGCATTTTGCGAAACGCACCACCGATACCAAACCGCAACTGTACTGCCCCAGCTGCAAGAAGGAATTTTCGACATCATCGCATCCATCCATACTCCGCAAATGTGGTCATGTCTtgtgtgcgccgtgcacaaaaGAGCTCGTCCATATACCCCTGCAACAAGGCGAGCGAGTTGGGTGCCCCGACTGCAGTGCGGCGGTagaaaagcagcgcgacgtcATTGCACTAGCACGCGATGGAACCGGCTTTGCGAGTGATGGCACGGCTGAGATCAAAAGCGATGGTGTCGCGTTCCAGGGCTAA
- a CDS encoding uncharacterized protein (EggNog:ENOG503P748; COG:S), producing the protein MRGAPDHGGPEYYPYPPGGAEPPMHLYRDYAPPRGMPAPGGEPGMYPPMHERPMMHPNSPPRQFPPGPMRYAHAQEPMEPMDYMPMHPGGPPMLSARGRPPPLREDMRAQMMSPLPEPMPMPVPVDMPRAPMRERVSRHAPIPPAPLSPPRAGTANLGAPPIAYGAPDAPSASKRDRKRKEVLEKIERMHWEGMENRDAAYHEQYMSLSSTYHALLMQPSMVREYTIQLADSGLQRNETIRAIELYHVFLMERSQHTNAMERQKVEDEARIAKRNAREKLLHVIENRKQRLREEKDGGEFAADFLLDPSLRQQSTRQLRNKGPGAASTRPIRHALHEEDEVPTTGVHGIVLAVAQLLGWPEQEAAMAIAAAANTNSLDEHEHDALLVACVGPEDQTMRLSLMETFGSQASLLSGVNLTMQAAAAAANASKNKKKGAQKPTAQVFAADRAVDDDDATTGTGVNVTSTFIPSGSGRLRWDTAKCLSQLTGAKDFEVESDLINIHKIGTKRRRR; encoded by the coding sequence ATGCGTGGCGCTCCAGATCATGGAGGCCCTGAGTACTATCCCTATCCCCCCGGCGGTGCAGAGCCGCCGATGCATCTGTACCGCGACtatgcaccgccgcgcggtATGCCTGCTCCCGGAGGCGAGCCAGGGATGTACCCACCTATGCACGAGCGGCCAATGATGCATCCAAACTCGCCTCCGCGCCAGTTTCCACCTGGCCCGATGCGTTACGCCCACGCCCAGGAACCGATGGAGCCGATGGACTATATGCCGATGCACCCTGGCGGCCCTCCCATGCtctctgcgcgcggcaggccGCCGCCATTGCGCGAGGATATGCGCGCACAGATGATGTCGCCACTTCCCGAGCCGATGCCCATGCCAGTGCCCGTAGatatgccgcgcgcgccgatgcgaGAACGCGTTTCCAGGCATGCACCCATACCCCCCGCCCCTCTTTCCCCCCCCCGCGCAGGCACTGCCAatctcggcgcgccgcccattgcgtacggcgcgcccgATGCGCCATCCGCCAGCAAACGCGATCGGAAACGCAAAGAGGTGCTGGAAAAAATCGAGCGGATGCACTGGGAAGGCATGGAGAACAGGGATGCGGCCTACCACGAGCAGTACATGTCGCTCTCGTCGACCTACCATGCGCTTCTCATGCAGCCAAGCATGGTGCGTGAGTATACCATTCAGCTCGCGGACAGCGGTCTGCAGCGGAACGAAACAATTCGTGCTATTGAGCTGTACCATGTATTCCTCATGGAGCGCAGCCAGCATACCAACGCAATGGAGCGCCAGAAAGtcgaggacgaggcgcgaATAGCgaagcgcaatgcgcgcgaaaagCTGCTGCATGTAATCGAAAACAGGAAGCAGCGCCTCAGAGAGGAGAAGGATGGCGGCGAGTTTGCCGCTGATTTCCTGCTCGACCCCTCGCTTCGACAGCAGTCCACACGtcagctgcgcaacaaaGGCCCCGGTGCAGCGTCTACGCGCCCGATTCGCCACGCACTGCacgaggaggacgaggtGCCGACCACGGGCGTGCATGGAATTGTgcttgccgtcgcgcaGTTGCTTGGATGGCCCGAGCAGGAAGCCGCCATGGCAATtgccgccgcggcaaatACGAATAGCCTCGATGAGCACGAGCATGATGCACTGCTCGTCGCGTGTGTCGGTCCCGAGGACCAGACGATGCGGTTGTCGCTGATGGAAACGTTTGGATCCCAAGCGTCGCTCCTCTCCGGCGTCAATCTGACCATGCaagccgccgctgcggctgcCAACGCTTCCAAGAACAAGAAAAAGGGGGCGCAGAAGCCGACGGCGCAAGTTTTTGCTGCTGACCGTGCTGTcgatgacgacgatgcaACGACTGGCACCGGTGTGAATGTAACGAGTACGTTTATCCCTAGTGGCAGCGGCCGCCTCCGGTGGGATACAGCCAAGTGCCTGAGTCAGCTCACGGGCGCGAAAGATTTCGAGGTGGAGTCGGACCTAATCAACATTCACAAGATCGGCACaaagcgccggcgcaggTAG